A single window of Melospiza georgiana isolate bMelGeo1 chromosome 6, bMelGeo1.pri, whole genome shotgun sequence DNA harbors:
- the EIF5 gene encoding eukaryotic translation initiation factor 5, protein MSVNVNRSVSDQFYRYKMPRLIAKVEGKGNGIKTVIVNMVDVAKALNRPPTYPTKFFGCELGAQTQFDVKNDRYIVNGSHEANKLQDMLDGFIKKFVLCPECENPETDLHVNPKKQTIGNSCKACGYRGMLDTNHKLCTFILKNPPESGDTGTGKKEKEKKNRKGKDKENGSVSSNETLPPPPPEEITPPQVVEEEDDDDWGEDTTEEAQRRRMDEISDHAKNLTLSEDLERTIEERVNLLFDFVKKKKEEGVIDTSDKDIVAEAERLDVKAMGPLVLTEVLFDEKIREQIRKYRRHFLRFCHNNKKAQRYLLHGFECVVAMHQSQLISKIPHILKEMYDADLLEEEVILGWAEKASKKYVSKELAKEIRVKAEPFIKWLKEAEEESSGNEEEDEDENIEVVYSTTASVPKVETVKPANNKDDDIDIDAI, encoded by the exons ATGTCTGTCAACGTCAACCGCAGTGTTTCAGATCAGTTCTATCGCTACAAAATGCCCCGTCTGATTGCCAAG gtGGAGGGCAAAGGAAATGGAATAAAGACGGTTATAGTCAACATGGTTGACGTTGCAAAGGCGCTTAATCGGCCTCCAACGT ATCCTACCAAATTTTTTGGTTGTGAGCTGGGAGCACAGACCCAGTTTGATGTTAAGAATGACCGTTACATTGTCAATGGATCTCATGAGGCGAATAAGCTGCAAGACATGTTGGATGGATTCATTAAAAAATTTGTTCTCTGTCCTGAGTGTGAGAATCCTGAAACTGATCTG CATGTCAATCCTAAGAAACAAACTATAGGTAACTCTTGCAAAGCCTGTGGCTATCGAGGCATGCTTGACACAAACCATAAACTCTGCACGTTCATTCTCAAAAACCCACCTG AAAGTGGTGACACTGgtacaggaaagaaagaaaaggagaagaagaacagaaaaggCAAGGACAAAGAGAATGGTTCTGTGTCCAGCAATGAGACACTTCCACCCCCACCACCAGAGGAGATTACTCCTCCACAGGTTGTG gaggaggaggatgatgatgacTGGGGTGAGGACACAACAGAAGAAGCCCAGAGGCGTAGAATGGATGAAATCAGTGACCATGCAAAGAACCTCACACTAAGTGAAGACCTGGAAAGAACCATAGAAGAGAGAGTCAACTTGCTATTTGATTTTGTAAAG aaaaagaaggaagaaggtgTCATCGATACTTCTGACAAAGACATTGTAGCAGAAGCAGAGAGACTGGATGTAAAGGCCATGGGCCCACTTGTTCTCACTGAAGTCCTTTTTGATGAAAAGATTCGTGAACAAATCAGGAAATACAGACGTCACTTCCTTCGT TTCTGCCACAACAACAAGAAAGCTCAGAGGTACCTTCTCCATGGCTTCGAGTGTGTGGTAGCTATGCATCAGTCTCAGCTTATTTCAAAAATACCACATATTTTGAAGGAAATGTATGATGCAGATCTTCTGGAAGAAGAAGTCATCCTTGGCTGGGCAGAAAAG GCCTCAAAGAAATATGTCTCAAAGGAGCTTGCCAAAGAAATCCGTGTCAAAGCAGAACCATTTATTAAATGGCTGAAGGAAGCTGAAGAAGAATCTTCCGGTAATGAAGAAGAGGATGAAGATGAAAACATAGAG GTGGTGTACTCCACAACTGCCAGTGTACCTAAAGTTGAAACTGTGAAGCCTGCAAACAATAAAGATGATGATATCGATATCGATGCCATTTAA